GCTAACGACATAGGCTGTTCCAAGAGTTGTAAATATACCACCCAAAGAAAAGCCCCATATGGAAGCCTCGCTATAAAGGTCACTTACACACTGGTAAAAATCCGAGATGTTTGCTTTTTCGCGGCACTGAGCTTTTTTCTTAAGGGATTTAAAAGTATCGTCATTTAAAAGTTCAATGTAAGCCATTTTCACAGAACTAGAATCTTGAACATAATTGACTTTGATTTCATCATAGCGCTCCGTAAGAAACGCCTTCCGCTCTTTATACTCTGCAACTTTTTCTGGCAGTTTACTTGTAGTAGACAAAGCGACCCCTCCGGCAATGGTCAAGCCCAAGCCCCCAGCGATAAGCGCTGCAGGAAACACACCCGCACCAATGGCATAGCCAGCGCCACCTCCCGCAATACTATGCAACAAATACAGACCAGAAACAAGGCTGACTGAGCCAAGGCCAATTCCCAAATAACCCCACGATCTATTCTCCATTTTAGCTTCAGTTTTATCAATTAGTTTTTGATAATATTCAATGCTATCCAGAAGAACAACCGGATCTACATCCTGAACATCCAATGAATCATTCTTTTGTGCAAAAGCATTCAACGAAAATAAAAGACCAAGCACAAGGAACAATTTATTAATACGAAAATTCAGCATAACTTTTCGTAAAATAAAAAAATGTGCGAACGGATGGGGAATGAGGGCGCGACCTTCGGTCGCTTTGAGCGATGAGGTGTGAGGTGAGTAGGAAGTAGACCGTAGGAAGTGACTTGTCATTGCGAGGGGCGATTGCCAGAGCCTGCCGCGAGCGAAGCGTGGCGGAAGCAATCTCTAGGTATGGGTTAGGGATAAGAATCTAGGATCTAGAGACTAGGGAAAAATGTCACGGCTTCGCCGTCTTATATTGACGCACAAAGTGCGTGATTCTTTTCACTAGCCGCTAGTCTCTATTCTCTAGTCTCTCAAAGGCTCATTGCTCACTGCTAACTTCACACAATCGGCGGCGTTTTGTGCGGCGCGCCTACCCCATTGCCGGCACGCTCCGGCAAGGAGTTTCAGGAAAAACTTGTGTTCGTTGTCGAGAGAATCGGGAATATGGGCAATTTCGCCTTCCGGCGTGTAACGGGCGAGACTCACCGTATAGCTCGAAGACGGCAATTCACCATTCCTAGGAAAATTCACGGTGATATTCCGAAGGTCCGCAGCGCTTTCGCGGTCCACGACAAAATCAGCAAAAACACCGGAAAAAGGCCCGCTCACCACCTTGAGCTGTGCTCGGGCGCGATTACCATTTGGGGATTCTTCAATGCTTTCGACGCGGATATCGCGATACGGGAACATGGTTAAGAACAAACTAAAATCATGTACCATCAAATCCAACGAAACACCGACATCCAGGCAGCGGTTCGACGGACGGTGTTCGCGACGGAATTCCAAATGAGCCCCGCTAAGCGAACGCAATTCGGCAAGGAAATGCTTGCGGAAGTTGAGGAAAATAGGATTATAGCACTCCGACTGAGCCACAAACAGCATAACTCCGTTTCGCTCCGACAAATCCACCAGTTCCTGGGCATCTTCGGCCGATGTCGCGAGCGGTTTTTCCACGAACACGGGAATTTTGCGCTCTAGAAAAAACTTGGCATAGGCGTAATGGGTCGATGCAGGCGACGCAATAACCGCAAAATCAACTTCGCAATTTTTTACGGAATCCCCGACATCGACGACTTGCACGAAGCGGACTCCGCACGCCTCAAAACGGGCCCTGTGGCGGGCTCCCATGGTTCCGTTTCCAATCAATATGGCGTTGTACGATTTCATTGCGTTGCGGTGACAATATAGAAAATGGAAGAAGCACGCACCATCGCTATTCCGCATACGCCATTTAAAGTATATTTACCCCAAAGGACTATTTATGGACATCAAGAAGACAAATGCGGCACGAATTCTCGACCGCCAGAAAATTAGCTACGAGCTCATCCCCTACAAGGTCGACGAGAACGACCTCGGTGCACAGCATGTGGCCGACAGCCTGGGCGAAGACATCAATCAAGTTTTCAAAACCATCCTCGTTCACGGCGACAAAATCGGTTACCTCGTGTGCGTGGTTCCCGGCAACCTTGAAGTTGACCTGAAAGGCGCCGCCAAGGTCAGCGGCAACAAAAAAATCGACACCGTCCCACTCAAGGACTTGACCCCGCTTACCGGCTACATCCGCGGCGGTTGCAGCCCGCTCGGCCTCAAGAAGAACTTCCCCATTTTCATTCACGAGACAGCGATGCAGTTCCCGTTCATCTACGTGAGTGCCGGCGAACGCGGCTTGCAGCTGAAGGTAGCGCCCGCCGACCTGGTGAAGGCGACCCGCGCGACCGTCGGCGTCATCGCGAGAGTCCCGCCCGAAGCCCCCGTCGATTAAGAGGCTCCCATGCGCAACAAGAACACCCTGCACACATCCGCATTTTTCATGGCGAAACTGGCCACGGCATTTGCCGTCGCAGGCATTCTTGCAGCGTGTTCCGACGACTCCTCCAGCGGACCGGAATCGCAACCGGATTCCTCTGCCACTTTGGATGGTTCGGTCACTTCGACTGATTCGGTCACTTCGGCGAGCTCAGTGACCTTGTCGTCAAGCAGTGGAAAGGTCGGTGAGCCTGCCGAACCGACCCAGACATCGTCTAGTTCGGTCACTTCGGCGAGCTCAGCGACCTTGTCGTCAAGCAGTGGAAAGGTCGGTGAGCCTGCCGAACCGACCCAAGCGTCGTCCAGTTCGGTCACTTCGGCGAGCTCAGTGACCTTGTCGTCATGCTCAGTGACCTTGCCCGAGAGCAGTTCAAGCGAATCGCCTTACCTCTGGAATGATGAATTCGACGGCAGCGCCATCGACACTTCCAAGTGGACATTCGAAATCGGTACGGGCAGTAGCGGCTGGGGCAACAACGAGAAGGAATACTACACCGGGCGCAAAGAAAACGCCTACGTGCAGAACGGCATCCTCCACATCCGCGCCAACAAGGAAGATTACGAAGGCTCCGGCTACACATCGGCACGCATGATTACCAAAAGCAAGTTTACGTTCACCTACGGTACAGTCGAGGCCCGCATTGCGCTCCCCGTAGGCAAGGGAATCTGGCCCGCCTTCTGGATGCTCGGAGAAAATATCGATAAAGTGAGTTGGCCCGCCTGCGGGGAAATCGATATCATCGAAGCCATCAACGACGAGAGCATTGTCTACGGCACCCACCACTGGCAATACGATGGGCAGCACGCCAGCTACGGCAACAACACAAGCGATTTTCATGGAGCGAAAAAGGAACTGGACATCACGCAGTTCCACACGTACAAACTCACTTGGGACGAAAAACTCATCGCCATGTATGTCGATGACTTCAAGTACCACGAAATGTCCATCGAAGACAACGCCGGTGGAACCGAAGCATTCCATAAGCCACAATTTTTCTTGCTGAACGTCGCTGTAGGTGGAAACTGGCCCGGATTCGAAATAGACGACACTCAGTTTCCGAACGAAATGCTCGTTGATTACATCCGTGTTTACCCCAACTCCAGCACCCCCTAACCCCGTCTAGCATTTTTTATATTTTCTCCATGTTTTGCAATAGAATCCTTGGAACAACGCATCACGGAACTTACAAGAAAGTCGTCGACGTCCCGCTCCTGCGCGAGGAACTTTCGGCACATTCTATCCGCTGCATCGCCCGCGACGGCGTAGAAATTGAAATCGACATCTACGAAGACTTGCAAGAAGGCGATATTGTCGCTGAAACGGAACAGAACGTGTACGCCATAAAGATCTACGTTCCCAAGAAAAAAGAACAAGCCGAAATCACTCGGCCTGTCAAAGTCTACTTGTAATTTAGCAGGAGCACCAAGCCTTATTTAAGGCTCAAGCTTTCCTTGACACTGACTCGTTCCTTGCCCAGCAACTTATACAGTTTGCAGCGGAACAGCGGGATAGATGCGATGACAACCAATGCAACAAACCCGATGGAAAGGTAAGCAATACCCGGCTTATTGATTTCCGGACGGAACAAAAGGCGCATCACGAGCAGCACCCACCAATGGACCGCAAGAATGACAAGCGCGTTCCGCGAGATGTTGCGAAGAATACCCTTGAAAATGCGAACGGGAGCCACTTTAGGGAGCCGACTTGCCAGCAAGAATACCGCCACAAGCCCAACAATCCCGAAAACGGAACTGGCCAGAAAACCGACAAAACTTTTCCCTAGCACATTGTTCATGATGCTGAAATTTGGGTCGGGGACTTCGACAAAGGCATAAAGCGCAAGGCTAACGACAGCAACCGCAGCAACAACAGCACCATGCAATTTCCCGGCCTTTTTTATTGCGGGTTTGCACAGCCAGCCACAGGCAAAGAAAAACATCACGGTCAAATCGCGTTCAATCCCCAGCGGGAGGCGAATGTGGTTCTTGAACATCAGCCACCCAGAAACAAGGCTCGTCAAAGCAAATACGGCCACGGCAAACGAAGACACCTTCCCCGCCTTGCTTGAGACCCACTGGACAACATAAAACAACAGACTCACGGAATAAAGCGTAAACACGAACCAGAGCGGTCCCGATCCAATCGAGGATTTTCCGGCCACGAAAATCTTGGCAAAATTCCAGCCGACATAGTCCTTGACCCCCGTAATTACCGGGTGGACGTTCATGATGGTCATGCGGGGAGCCTTCGGGAACAAGTCAAAGTTATAAATGACTGGGTCCAGCAGCAAGAACAACAAAGACAACGCGACATAAGGCAAAAAGAGCACTTTGGTCTTATGGATAAAATAACTCTTGAAATTGTTGAACCGGCGTGTACTGAACAACACTCCCGAAATGAAGAAGAACGCGGACATACGGAGCGCACTCAAGTGGAGCATCCCCATCGATGCACACGGGAAGGACTGCTCCACGTGATAAAGGCACACGAGCAACAGCACGAATCCCTTGAATTCGTCAATCCATTCTATTCTACGGGTTAGAACCATAGTTTTTCATCCGCAACGGTCGTTAGCGGCCCGTGCCCCGGGAGAACGACGGTATTTCCGGGAAGTGTCAGAATCTTGGACCTGATTCCGTTCACCAGAGCATTGCCGTCGCCACCGAAAAGGTCCGAGCGCCCGATGCTGCCAGCAAAGAGGATGTCGCCCGAAAACAATGCCGGAGCATTTTCCTCATCATTGACTTCGCTGCTCGTATTTTCACAGTAAAAAGCAAGCCCTCCGGGAGAATGTCCCGCCACATGGAGTACGCGCAGCTTGATTCCGGGAACCTCGACGATATCGCCGTCAGAAAGGAATCCGCCCAGCCCCGGAGCCAGGTCGTCGAAAGGCAAACCGAACATGGCGCCCTGCTCCCGCTGCAAGTCCAGCAAAAAAGCATCGGCTTCGTGAGCCTCCGCCTTGACCCCATAGGTCCGTTCCACGAACGCATTGCCGAGGACATGGTCCAGATGCAAGTGAGTGTTCAAGACACGGCATACCTTGAGGCCAGCCCCCTGTATATAAGTTGCCAGGGCAGAACGTTCCCGTTCATTGCTCGCACTGGGGTCTATCAATATGGAATCCCCCGTATCATTACTCAATACGTAGGCATTGACACCAAAAGGATTAAAAACGAATTGCTTGACCTGCATAGCAAGAATGTAGAAAAAAGGGAAAATTACAACGGAAAAATGGGCAAAAAAGGGGGCATGGCCAAGGACTCAGTCCTTTTTCCGAAAAAAAAACTATTTTTTTGACAGATATTTGTAACACCTGTTTGACCCAAAAAAAGGCAAGGTAAACATGAAAAAACAACTCCTCCTGTCCGCATCCGCCCTCGCGCTGGCAGTCGGTTGTACCGACAACACCGTCGTCAACTCTTTTGACGAAGCCAAGGCAAAGGCAAAAATCACCGTTTCCGTACTCGACGGCAGCTCTAACGAAGCCCTTGACTCGGCAAAGGTCAAGGCTCAGTTCGACAAAGAAGCTCGCTATACTGACGAAGAAGGTTTCGCCGTTTATACCAAAAACGACATCGGTACATATGTCTTTGATATTTCCAAGCAGGGATTCTCGACAACCCGCGCCACCGTTTCTGTCGTAGAAATGGGTGCCAACGACGTTTCCCGCGTACCGGACGTCGTCCTGACCGTCCCCCTGT
This genomic interval from uncultured Fibrobacter sp. contains the following:
- a CDS encoding MBL fold metallo-hydrolase — its product is MQVKQFVFNPFGVNAYVLSNDTGDSILIDPSASNERERSALATYIQGAGLKVCRVLNTHLHLDHVLGNAFVERTYGVKAEAHEADAFLLDLQREQGAMFGLPFDDLAPGLGGFLSDGDIVEVPGIKLRVLHVAGHSPGGLAFYCENTSSEVNDEENAPALFSGDILFAGSIGRSDLFGGDGNALVNGIRSKILTLPGNTVVLPGHGPLTTVADEKLWF
- a CDS encoding Gfo/Idh/MocA family oxidoreductase — protein: MKSYNAILIGNGTMGARHRARFEACGVRFVQVVDVGDSVKNCEVDFAVIASPASTHYAYAKFFLERKIPVFVEKPLATSAEDAQELVDLSERNGVMLFVAQSECYNPIFLNFRKHFLAELRSLSGAHLEFRREHRPSNRCLDVGVSLDLMVHDFSLFLTMFPYRDIRVESIEESPNGNRARAQLKVVSGPFSGVFADFVVDRESAADLRNITVNFPRNGELPSSSYTVSLARYTPEGEIAHIPDSLDNEHKFFLKLLAGACRQWGRRAAQNAADCVKLAVSNEPLRD
- the ybaK gene encoding Cys-tRNA(Pro) deacylase gives rise to the protein MDIKKTNAARILDRQKISYELIPYKVDENDLGAQHVADSLGEDINQVFKTILVHGDKIGYLVCVVPGNLEVDLKGAAKVSGNKKIDTVPLKDLTPLTGYIRGGCSPLGLKKNFPIFIHETAMQFPFIYVSAGERGLQLKVAPADLVKATRATVGVIARVPPEAPVD
- a CDS encoding acyltransferase is translated as MVLTRRIEWIDEFKGFVLLLVCLYHVEQSFPCASMGMLHLSALRMSAFFFISGVLFSTRRFNNFKSYFIHKTKVLFLPYVALSLLFLLLDPVIYNFDLFPKAPRMTIMNVHPVITGVKDYVGWNFAKIFVAGKSSIGSGPLWFVFTLYSVSLLFYVVQWVSSKAGKVSSFAVAVFALTSLVSGWLMFKNHIRLPLGIERDLTVMFFFACGWLCKPAIKKAGKLHGAVVAAVAVVSLALYAFVEVPDPNFSIMNNVLGKSFVGFLASSVFGIVGLVAVFLLASRLPKVAPVRIFKGILRNISRNALVILAVHWWVLLVMRLLFRPEINKPGIAYLSIGFVALVVIASIPLFRCKLYKLLGKERVSVKESLSLK
- a CDS encoding glycoside hydrolase family 16 protein, which gives rise to MRNKNTLHTSAFFMAKLATAFAVAGILAACSDDSSSGPESQPDSSATLDGSVTSTDSVTSASSVTLSSSSGKVGEPAEPTQTSSSSVTSASSATLSSSSGKVGEPAEPTQASSSSVTSASSVTLSSCSVTLPESSSSESPYLWNDEFDGSAIDTSKWTFEIGTGSSGWGNNEKEYYTGRKENAYVQNGILHIRANKEDYEGSGYTSARMITKSKFTFTYGTVEARIALPVGKGIWPAFWMLGENIDKVSWPACGEIDIIEAINDESIVYGTHHWQYDGQHASYGNNTSDFHGAKKELDITQFHTYKLTWDEKLIAMYVDDFKYHEMSIEDNAGGTEAFHKPQFFLLNVAVGGNWPGFEIDDTQFPNEMLVDYIRVYPNSSTP